A genomic stretch from Chitinophaga agri includes:
- a CDS encoding IS3 family transposase, which yields MSRLTRRGNCWDNAVSENFFKILKSETGFNTVYESFETAEREMFEFIEIWYNRQRIHSLLGYMTPEEFGKSIIKQTA from the coding sequence ATGTCAAGACTGACACGTAGGGGCAATTGTTGGGATAATGCCGTAAGTGAGAACTTCTTTAAGATCCTCAAGTCAGAAACAGGCTTTAATACGGTTTATGAGTCTTTTGAGACGGCTGAAAGAGAAATGTTTGAATTCATAGAGATCTGGTATAATCGACAAAGAATACACTCCCTATTGGGTTATATGACACCCGAAGAATTTGGAAAATCAATTATCA